From Leishmania donovani BPK282A1 complete genome, chromosome 34, the proteins below share one genomic window:
- a CDS encoding vacuolar ATP synthase catalytic subunit A, putative, which translates to MARDQHGFESEQQMGSVKAVSGPVVIAENMSGSAMYELVQVGSFRLVGEIIRLEGDTATIQVYEETDGLTVGDPVYCTGKPLSLELGPGIMSEIFDGIQRPLDTIYQMVQNVFIPKGVQVRALNAQRQWDFTPSVKVGDIVTGGDVLGFVAENSLMNNHSIMVPPNMQGRVVSVQPGGNYTLDDEVVEIECNGKRKSLRLMQRWPVRTPRPVALKESGNHPLLTGQRVLDALFPSVQGGTCSIPGAFGCGKTVISQALSKYSNSDCVIYVGCGERGNEMAEVLMEFPTLTTVIDGREESIMKRTCLVANTSNMPVAAREASIYTGITLAEYYRDMGKHIAMMADSTSRWAEALREISGRLAEMPADGGYPAYLSARLASFYERAGLVTCIGGPKRQGSVTIVGAVSPPGGDFSDPVTSATLSIVQVFWGLEKRLAQRKHFPSVNWLISYSKYLNALEPFFNTFDSDYMRLRAVVSEILQREEELQEIVQLVGKDSLSESDKIILEVAKVIREEFLQQNAFTPYDKFCPLYKTCWMLRNIVTFYEEAQRVVAESAGDHKITWNYIREKIPTIYTGLTEMKFRDPIEGEEANTDYFKKQNEEIISSFNSLLQ; encoded by the coding sequence ATGGCCCGCGATCAGCATGGGTTCGAGTCAGAGCAGCAGATGGGATCCGTCAAAGCCGTCTCCGGACCCGTCGTGATCGCCGAAAAcatgagcggcagcgcgatgTACGAACTTGTCCAGGTCGGATCGTtccgcctcgtcggcgaGATCATCCGCCTGGAGGGCGACACGGCCACAATTCAGGTGTACGAGGAGACGGACGGCCTGACTGTCGGTGACCCGGTCTACTGTACCGGCAAGCCTCTGTCGCTCGAGCTGGGCCCTGGCATCATGTCGGAGATCTTTGACGGCATTCAGCGTCCGCTCGACACCATTTACCAGATGGTGCAGAACGTATTCATCCCGAAAGGCGTACAGGTGCGCGCGCTCAACGCGCAGAGGCAGTGGGACTTCACCCCGTCTGTGAAGGTGGGCGACATCGTCACGGGCGGTGACGTGCTGGGCTTCGTCGCTGAGAACTCGCTCATGAACAACCACAGCATTATGGTGCCGCCGAACATGCAGGGCCGCGTGGTATCGGTGCAACCTGGCGGCAACTACACGCTGGATGATGAAGTGGTGGAGATCGAGTGCAACGGCAAGAGGAAATCGCTGCGTCTGATGCAGCGCTGGCCCGTGCGCACGCCGCGCCCGGTGGCTTTGAAAGAGTCAGGCAACCACCCCCTCCTGACCGGCCAGCGTGTGCTGGATGCGCTGTTCCCCTCCGTGCAGGGTGGCACGTGCTCGATCCCCGGCGCGTTCGGCTGTGGCAAGACTGTCATTAGTCAGGCCCTCTCCAAGTACTCCAACTCCGATTGCGTCATCTATgtcggctgcggcgagcgCGGTAATGAGATGGCCGAGGTGCTCATGGAGTTCCCGACCCTGACGACCGTGATCGATGGCCGCGAGGAGTCGATCATGAAGCGCACCTGCCTCGTGGCGAACACCTCGAACATGCCAGTCGCAGCCCGTGAGGCCTCTATTTACACCGGCATCACCCTGGCCGAGTACTACCGTGATATGGGCAAGCATATCGCCATGATGGCTGACTCGACGTCTCGCTGGGCCGAGGCGCTTCGTGAGATTTCGGGTCGTCTGGCGGAGATGCCGGCCGATGGTGGCTACCCCGCCTACCTCAGCGCTCGTCTCGCCTCCTTCTACGAGCGCGCCGGCCTCGTCACCTGCATCGGCGGGCCGAAGCGCCAGGGCTCCGTCACGATCGTCGGTGCCGTGTCTCCACCGGGCGGTGACTTCTCTGATCCCGTGACATCCGCCACTCTCAGCATTGTGCAGGTCTTCTGGGGCCTGGAGAAGCGCCTCGCCCAGCGCAAGCACTTCCCGTCCGTCAACTGGCTCATTTCCTACTCCAAATACCTGAACGCGCTGGAGCCCTTCTTCAACACCTTCGACTCGGACTAcatgcgcctgcgcgccgtcgtgtCAGAGATTTtgcagcgcgaggaggagctgcaggagatTGTGCAGCTGGTGGGTAAGGATTCCCTTTCCGAGTCCGACAAGATCATTCTCGAGGTGGCAAAGGTGATTCGTGAGGAGTTCCTCCAGCAGAACGCCTTCACCCCGTATGACAAGTTTTGCCCGCTGTACAAGACATGCTGGATGCTGCGCAACATCGTCACCTTCTACGAGGAGGCCCAGCGTGTCGTAGCCGAGTCTGCCGGCGACCACAAGATCACGTGGAACTACATCCGTGAGAAGATTCCGACCATATACACGGGCCTGACCGAGATGAAGTTCCGCGACCCTatcgagggcgaggaggcgaacaCGGACTACTTCAAGAAGCAGAACGAGGAGATCATCAGCTCCTTCAACTCGCTGCTACAGTAG
- a CDS encoding 50S ribosomal protein L13-like protein → MLRATFILGAPFKSVLRRHKYHPEGLPLYNDLSKQWLCREGERWWLLDARGQQLPHVAKIAAHYMTGQHRPDFTPGMMTGDHVVITNIKDAVMTGDNWIRVPITWQTAYPGGKYRVRLSEMYERDPCMVMWWYLKDEVNRHFVRKLKTRTAPLEKAWLYEDSVHPHAEKNPRPLVWTDTATMGWRYKDPTFQRRWSPNQFMS, encoded by the coding sequence ATGCTTCGGGCTACTTTTATTCTCGGAGCACCCTTCAAGAGTGTGCTCCGCCGCCACAAGTACCATCCAGAGGGTCTGCCGCTCTACAACGACCTGTCGAAGCAGTGGCTTTGTCGCGAGGGcgagcggtggtggctgttGGACGCGCGAGGCCAGCAGTTGCCACATGTGGCGAAGATTGCCGCGCACTACATGACCGGGCAACATCGCCCTGATTTCACGCCGGGCATGATGACCGGGGACCATGTTGTTATCACAAACATCAAGGACGCCGTCATGACGGGTGACAACTGGATTCGCGTGCCCATCACCTGGCAGACCGCCTACCCCGGCGGCAAGTACCGAGTGCGCCTCTCCGAGATGTACGAGCGCGACCCCTGCATGGTGATGTGGTGGTATTTGAAGGACGAGGTGAACCGCCACTTTGTCCGCAAGCTCAAGACGCGCACCGCACCGTTAGAAAAGGCATGGCTGTACGAGGACAGTGTCCACCCGCACGCCGAGAAGAATCCGCGCCCGTTGGTGTGGACCGACACTGCAACGATGGGTTGGCGGTACAAGGATCCAACGTTTCAGCGGCGCTGGTCACCGAATCAGTTTATGAGCTGA